One stretch of Nitratiruptor tergarcus DSM 16512 DNA includes these proteins:
- a CDS encoding A/G-specific adenine glycosylase, whose protein sequence is MGKTLMLLRWFKQHGRHDLPWRQTDNPYHIYVSEIMLQQTQVERVLQKYEPFLQKFPTLQSLRMASDEELLAQWSGLGYYRRALAMKKVAELVDTLPKNIQELQKLPGIGKYTAHAIASFAFNQSVPVVDVNIERVLRRFFALTGSQKEIWQKASEFLDKTSPKEHNLALMDLGSLVCVQNPKCENCPLQKSCKGQNEPQTYWSKGKREHERLDLHYALFIKDKKIALTYSKGSMYKGMLLLPEAKKKEKLLGTFKHNYTKYAITVYCYAEEVEGDFIWMDLAKARNAHLPTLVKKALKFYDDFSKFF, encoded by the coding sequence ATGGGAAAAACTCTCATGCTTCTAAGATGGTTTAAGCAACATGGGCGCCACGATCTTCCCTGGCGCCAAACAGATAATCCTTACCATATCTATGTGAGCGAAATAATGCTCCAGCAGACACAAGTAGAGCGGGTGCTGCAAAAGTATGAGCCGTTTTTGCAAAAATTTCCTACACTACAAAGCCTTCGCATGGCAAGTGATGAGGAGCTTTTAGCCCAATGGAGTGGCCTTGGGTATTACCGTAGAGCACTTGCTATGAAAAAAGTTGCGGAGCTTGTAGATACATTACCGAAAAATATTCAAGAGCTGCAAAAACTGCCAGGAATAGGCAAATATACTGCCCATGCAATTGCTTCATTTGCTTTTAACCAGTCAGTTCCTGTAGTGGATGTGAATATTGAGCGGGTTTTGCGGCGCTTCTTTGCACTTACTGGCTCGCAAAAAGAGATATGGCAAAAAGCTAGCGAATTTTTAGATAAAACCTCTCCTAAAGAGCACAATCTTGCACTTATGGATCTTGGAAGTCTTGTATGTGTGCAAAATCCAAAGTGTGAAAATTGTCCATTACAAAAGAGTTGCAAAGGGCAAAACGAGCCACAAACGTACTGGAGTAAAGGAAAAAGAGAGCATGAAAGACTCGATCTTCACTATGCTCTTTTTATCAAAGATAAAAAAATTGCACTTACGTATTCCAAAGGCTCTATGTACAAAGGTATGCTGCTTTTGCCTGAAGCAAAGAAAAAAGAGAAGCTCCTTGGAACATTCAAACACAACTATACAAAATATGCAATTACCGTTTACTGCTACGCTGAAGAAGTTGAAGGAGATTTTATATGGATGGATTTAGCAAAAGCGCGTAATGCCCATTTACCAACACTAGTGAAAAAAGCTCTCAAGTTTTATGACGACTTTTCCAAGTTTTTTTGA
- a CDS encoding host attachment protein: MKVGDLVIVSNLGEMKVYKANPRDLEAEAGLKPENIKLDLVNAVDYVEAHWKLQDIVTDEAGRFKADAGKMGGNAGERHELEKKMEEDVIKVIAEDIAKMVEQYNPPKYFLALPENIFSRVWQRVQDLQAKYPDVVNKLFRYVEEDLTKTDKNELPKIFKEKGKHF; encoded by the coding sequence ATGAAAGTTGGAGATTTAGTAATCGTATCAAACCTTGGAGAGATGAAGGTTTACAAAGCAAATCCAAGAGATCTTGAAGCTGAAGCAGGACTCAAGCCAGAAAATATTAAGCTTGATCTTGTCAACGCTGTTGATTATGTCGAAGCTCACTGGAAGCTTCAAGATATTGTTACAGATGAAGCAGGAAGATTTAAAGCTGATGCTGGTAAAATGGGAGGGAATGCAGGAGAGCGCCATGAACTTGAAAAGAAGATGGAAGAGGATGTGATAAAAGTGATAGCAGAAGATATTGCGAAAATGGTTGAACAATATAATCCTCCAAAATATTTTCTAGCACTTCCTGAGAATATCTTTTCAAGAGTTTGGCAAAGAGTGCAAGATCTACAGGCAAAATACCCAGATGTTGTTAATAAACTCTTTCGCTATGTTGAAGAGGATCTCACAAAAACAGATAAAAATGAACTTCCTAAAATCTTTAAAGAAAAAGGCAAACACTTCTAA
- a CDS encoding cob(I)yrinic acid a,c-diamide adenosyltransferase, with the protein MIQIYTGDGKGKTTAGVGLAIRAVGAKKRVLFMQFMKGMHSSEIAVLQSLGIEVDREWDGRFIVDAPSQEQKAMVQRQYQRAKEALQKGYDLIVLDEIIVAMHFKLLYEEEIIDLMQQAQCELVLTGRGATKRLIEIADLVTEMKKIKHYFDTGVAAREGFEF; encoded by the coding sequence GTGATTCAGATCTACACTGGTGATGGTAAAGGCAAAACAACAGCTGGAGTTGGTTTGGCAATACGTGCAGTGGGAGCTAAAAAACGCGTGCTCTTTATGCAGTTTATGAAAGGAATGCATTCCAGTGAAATTGCAGTATTGCAGAGCCTAGGAATTGAGGTAGATAGGGAGTGGGATGGGAGATTTATCGTTGATGCTCCATCGCAAGAGCAAAAAGCGATGGTGCAAAGGCAATATCAGCGAGCAAAGGAGGCACTGCAAAAGGGTTACGATCTAATTGTGCTAGATGAAATCATAGTAGCGATGCATTTTAAACTGCTCTATGAAGAGGAGATAATAGATCTTATGCAACAAGCCCAGTGTGAACTAGTACTAACAGGTAGAGGTGCTACAAAGAGGCTGATAGAGATTGCAGATCTCGTAACAGAGATGAAGAAAATCAAACACTATTTTGATACAGGAGTAGCAGCGCGAGAAGGTTTTGAGTTTTAG
- a CDS encoding M20/M25/M40 family metallo-hydrolase, whose amino-acid sequence MRVLEIFLEIVTIPHCSGNTAKLRIFIANFAKDCGYCVQSDRAGNILCYKDRRDICLQAHYDMVCVGKAPAIERIEKDGYLYAQDSSLGADNGIGVAMMLALMEEGKEAEFLFTNNEEIGLIGAKNLDLDLQATKMINLDSEEFGKIYVGCAGGADLIAKKDIGYIPATQQNFYKVTSKNFPGGHSGVDIDKDIPNAIKEFAFFVEDAAVGAIKAGERRNSIPVHLHALIATDKKLKNNDFFTVETVQAFEVIDYPLVQTLCAFANGVRSWEKNFNIPQESVNLAKISLQGSELTIEVSLRANSQEKLQRLKSEYGCFFQDWNCQWEDEYPAWKPQITPLAKEIREKYLKFSKSVDFAAIHAGLECAIFAQKYSDMQIVSIGPEIENPHSVRERVKIATIEPLYTMLQELL is encoded by the coding sequence ATGCGCGTACTAGAGATATTTCTTGAAATCGTAACGATTCCTCACTGCTCTGGCAATACTGCCAAGCTGCGCATCTTCATTGCAAATTTTGCAAAAGATTGTGGATATTGTGTGCAATCTGATAGAGCTGGTAATATTTTATGCTATAAAGATAGACGTGATATATGCCTTCAAGCACATTATGATATGGTGTGTGTTGGCAAAGCACCTGCTATAGAGCGTATCGAAAAGGATGGATATCTCTATGCACAAGACTCTTCACTAGGTGCTGATAACGGTATTGGCGTAGCAATGATGCTTGCACTTATGGAAGAGGGAAAAGAGGCAGAATTTCTCTTTACGAATAATGAGGAAATTGGACTTATTGGAGCTAAAAACCTTGATTTAGATTTGCAAGCGACGAAGATGATAAATCTTGATAGTGAGGAGTTTGGCAAGATTTATGTAGGCTGTGCAGGTGGAGCTGATCTTATTGCTAAAAAAGATATAGGATATATTCCTGCTACACAGCAAAATTTTTATAAAGTAACTTCCAAAAACTTTCCTGGCGGTCATAGTGGTGTGGATATTGATAAAGATATCCCCAATGCTATCAAAGAGTTTGCATTTTTTGTAGAAGATGCTGCAGTTGGAGCAATAAAAGCGGGCGAGCGACGCAACTCTATTCCTGTACATTTGCACGCTCTAATTGCTACAGATAAAAAATTAAAGAACAATGATTTCTTCACAGTTGAGACAGTCCAAGCTTTTGAAGTAATTGATTATCCTTTAGTGCAGACCCTTTGCGCTTTTGCAAATGGAGTAAGATCGTGGGAGAAAAATTTTAATATTCCTCAAGAGAGTGTAAATCTAGCAAAAATCTCCCTGCAAGGCAGTGAGCTTACTATTGAAGTGAGCCTAAGAGCAAACTCTCAAGAAAAACTCCAGCGTCTCAAAAGTGAATATGGATGCTTTTTTCAAGATTGGAATTGCCAATGGGAAGATGAGTATCCAGCTTGGAAACCACAAATTACACCTTTAGCAAAAGAGATAAGAGAAAAATATCTAAAGTTTAGTAAAAGTGTCGATTTTGCAGCAATTCATGCAGGGCTTGAGTGTGCTATATTTGCTCAAAAATATTCTGATATGCAGATAGTTTCTATTGGCCCAGAGATAGAAAATCCCCACTCTGTAAGAGAGCGTGTAAAGATAGCAACGATAGAACCTCTTTATACAATGTTACAAGAGCTATTATGA
- the galU gene encoding UTP--glucose-1-phosphate uridylyltransferase GalU has protein sequence MIKKCLFPAAGYGTRFLPATKAIPKEMLPIVNKPLIQYGVEEAIEAGMDTMAIVTGRGKRAIEDHFDISYELEHQIKGTSKEYLLKDIRNLVENYTFAYTRQKEMKGLGHAVLVGETLIGNEPFGVVLADDLCEGEGKGVLAQMVELFTKYRTSIVAVMEVEKENISKYGVISGKEIEEGVYMVSDMVEKPSIDEAPSNLAVIGRYILTPDIFEILQDIKPGAGGEIQLTDALRVQAKNNMVIAYKFRGERFDCGSVEGYVAATNYFYQKFTQK, from the coding sequence ATGATTAAAAAATGTCTTTTTCCAGCAGCAGGTTATGGTACAAGGTTTTTGCCAGCAACAAAAGCGATTCCAAAAGAGATGCTTCCAATCGTCAATAAACCTCTCATTCAGTATGGTGTAGAAGAGGCGATTGAAGCTGGTATGGATACGATGGCTATTGTTACGGGGCGAGGCAAAAGGGCAATTGAAGATCATTTTGATATAAGTTATGAGCTTGAGCATCAAATCAAAGGTACATCAAAAGAGTATCTTTTAAAAGATATTCGCAATTTGGTGGAAAACTACACTTTTGCCTATACAAGACAAAAAGAGATGAAAGGGTTAGGGCATGCTGTATTAGTAGGAGAGACACTTATAGGAAATGAGCCCTTTGGTGTGGTATTGGCTGATGATTTGTGTGAAGGCGAGGGCAAAGGGGTTTTAGCGCAAATGGTGGAACTTTTTACAAAGTATCGTACATCTATAGTAGCTGTTATGGAGGTTGAGAAGGAGAATATTAGCAAATATGGCGTTATTAGCGGCAAAGAGATAGAAGAAGGGGTATATATGGTGAGCGATATGGTAGAAAAACCATCTATTGACGAAGCCCCGAGCAATCTTGCTGTGATTGGTCGCTATATCTTGACACCAGATATTTTTGAAATTTTACAAGATATAAAACCAGGAGCTGGCGGAGAGATTCAACTCACAGATGCTCTAAGAGTTCAAGCAAAAAATAATATGGTGATTGCCTATAAATTTAGAGGAGAACGCTTTGATTGTGGAAGTGTGGAAGGATATGTTGCTGCTACCAACTACTTTTATCAAAAATTTACTCAAAAATAG
- a CDS encoding TonB-dependent receptor plug domain-containing protein, which translates to MAKGFKRKYFSLAAIAATVSTVVLQAEASQIAQIQKVVVSASKSSESIEDVSDDIEVIDTQELEELGIESLKDLLQYAVGVTQSSNGGPGKANAIYLRGLANDKVLILIDGVRFNDPSNISGPSSEHLLLQNIERVEIIKGAQSGIWGADAAAGVINIITKTKAQKSIDIMGGSFRTTKAALYLADSLTKRFSYVFDMSYYKTDGFSAITPYRKNPKDYESDGYINRNVRFKVEYNAESFSLDTGGFYINAYNEADGYNPKSFAPDPNSRNNDKFKYYAIFLNGSKELQKHHLSFHLDSTTTKRYFLDASWGVNYFEGKTGTVEVRDTFRYDNGKLQLGGGSQRYKSAYSDTAAKSGSIDYDDSYIYFTNFNRFGSLILQENVRYDAYDKFDNQVTGKIGAKYALGDVNLFANIAKAYNIPNQIKMINPWGKANFNLQPEKSRSYDVGIEAYGVKLVYFVERVKDLINWYDPDYNSYGDEYYKNFPGTSKFKGVEASYRQAVGEDIFAQIGFTYLQTKDSQGNYLPRRAKTRYSYALSWYPTAKHTININGYYVGKRYDDAAKSKKTGNYNVTNLLLSYQFAKNYRGYVRVQNIFNRRYQEVYGYGAQPRSFYIGIEGSF; encoded by the coding sequence ATGGCAAAAGGATTTAAAAGGAAGTACTTCTCTCTTGCTGCAATTGCTGCAACTGTTTCAACGGTAGTATTGCAAGCTGAGGCTTCACAAATTGCACAGATCCAAAAAGTGGTTGTAAGTGCAAGTAAATCGAGCGAATCGATAGAGGATGTGAGTGACGATATCGAAGTCATCGATACACAAGAATTAGAAGAGCTGGGGATAGAAAGCTTAAAAGATCTTTTGCAATACGCAGTAGGAGTGACGCAAAGTAGCAATGGTGGCCCGGGTAAGGCAAATGCAATTTATTTGCGAGGCTTAGCAAACGACAAAGTACTTATTCTCATCGATGGAGTAAGATTTAACGATCCTTCCAATATAAGTGGTCCATCTTCTGAGCATCTTCTTTTACAAAATATCGAAAGGGTTGAGATTATCAAAGGTGCCCAAAGTGGAATTTGGGGTGCTGATGCTGCTGCAGGTGTTATCAATATTATTACGAAAACAAAAGCCCAAAAGAGTATTGATATAATGGGAGGCAGCTTTCGTACTACAAAAGCAGCACTCTATTTGGCAGACTCTTTAACAAAGAGGTTCTCTTATGTGTTCGATATGAGTTACTATAAAACTGATGGGTTTTCTGCAATTACACCTTATCGTAAAAATCCAAAAGATTATGAGAGTGATGGCTATATCAATAGAAATGTTCGCTTTAAAGTAGAGTATAATGCAGAGAGCTTTTCGTTAGATACTGGTGGCTTTTATATCAATGCGTATAATGAAGCTGATGGGTACAATCCAAAAAGCTTTGCTCCAGATCCAAACTCTCGCAATAATGATAAATTCAAATACTATGCAATTTTTCTCAATGGATCAAAAGAACTACAAAAGCACCATCTCTCATTCCATTTAGATTCTACAACGACTAAACGCTACTTTTTAGATGCAAGTTGGGGTGTTAACTATTTTGAGGGTAAAACAGGTACAGTGGAGGTGCGAGATACTTTTCGTTATGATAATGGAAAGTTGCAACTAGGAGGAGGATCACAAAGATATAAGAGCGCATACAGCGATACTGCAGCAAAAAGTGGAAGTATCGATTATGATGATAGCTATATCTACTTTACAAATTTTAACCGTTTTGGATCTTTGATACTCCAAGAAAATGTTCGCTACGATGCTTATGATAAGTTTGATAACCAAGTAACAGGAAAGATTGGCGCAAAATATGCATTAGGAGATGTGAATCTCTTTGCCAATATTGCCAAAGCATACAATATTCCAAACCAAATCAAAATGATAAATCCATGGGGAAAAGCCAATTTCAATCTCCAGCCAGAAAAGAGTAGAAGCTATGATGTTGGTATTGAAGCATATGGAGTAAAACTGGTCTATTTTGTAGAGCGAGTAAAAGATCTTATCAACTGGTATGATCCAGACTATAATAGCTATGGAGATGAATACTACAAAAATTTTCCTGGTACAAGTAAGTTTAAAGGTGTTGAAGCTAGCTATCGCCAAGCAGTTGGAGAAGATATTTTTGCTCAAATTGGCTTTACCTACCTCCAAACAAAAGATTCACAAGGTAACTATCTTCCTCGCAGGGCTAAAACACGCTATAGCTATGCACTTTCTTGGTATCCTACTGCAAAACATACTATCAATATCAATGGTTACTATGTAGGCAAACGCTATGATGATGCTGCAAAAAGTAAGAAAACTGGCAATTACAATGTAACAAACCTCTTGCTCTCCTATCAGTTTGCAAAAAACTATAGAGGATATGTACGAGTACAAAATATTTTTAATAGACGCTATCAAGAGGTTTACGGATACGGTGCGCAGCCACGCAGTTTTTATATAGGAATTGAGGGCAGCTTTTGA